Proteins encoded by one window of Enterococcus saccharolyticus subsp. saccharolyticus:
- a CDS encoding metal-dependent transcriptional regulator, translated as MTPNREDYLKLILELGGDQRQISNKQIVSGLAISAASVSEMISKLVKEGLVKHTPYQGVQLTTAGLEKASSLIRRHRLWEVFLVEHLNYSWNEVHDDAEVLEHVTSDTLAHRLEIYLNHPEYCPHGGMIPKETQTIHEKKRETLSTYPKGTRIKIARVLDERELLDYLVSIDLKLHEEYEIIDVAAYEGPITIQNHEKTLAVSYKAASTIFVDKL; from the coding sequence ATGACACCAAATCGTGAAGATTATCTAAAACTGATTTTAGAACTTGGCGGCGACCAACGGCAAATCAGCAATAAACAAATTGTATCTGGTTTAGCCATTTCTGCTGCTTCTGTCAGTGAGATGATTTCTAAACTCGTTAAAGAAGGATTAGTCAAACATACTCCTTATCAAGGTGTGCAATTAACCACTGCTGGTTTAGAAAAAGCGAGTTCGCTGATTCGCAGACACCGATTATGGGAAGTATTTCTCGTAGAACACCTCAACTATTCTTGGAATGAAGTTCATGATGACGCCGAAGTACTTGAACACGTCACATCAGATACACTCGCTCATCGTCTTGAAATTTACTTAAATCATCCAGAGTATTGTCCCCATGGTGGCATGATCCCGAAAGAAACACAAACAATTCATGAGAAAAAAAGAGAAACACTTAGCACTTATCCGAAAGGAACACGAATCAAAATTGCTCGTGTTTTAGATGAGCGTGAGTTATTAGATTATCTTGTTTCTATTGATTTGAAGCTACATGAAGAATATGAAATCATTGATGTTGCTGCGTACGAAGGTCCTATTACAATTCAAAATCATGAAAAGACGCTCGCCGTCAGTTACAAAGCAGCCAGCACAATATTCGTTGATAAACTATAA
- a CDS encoding aminopeptidase, which yields MVLANFNENLEKYAQLIAEVGVNVQESHTVVLQISVEQAPLARLITKKAYELGADEVVVQWSDDTIQKEFLTHAANDRIETVPQHKIDQTEDWIEKGASRISVVSADPGSLAGVDPERVAAFQLAMGKAMHKLRLATQSNKVSWTVVAAAGSEWAKKVFPDLSEEAAQDALWDQIFKTTRIYTEDPIAAWKKHDETLQEKANELNAEQFDSLHYTAPGTDLTIGLPKGHLWEGAGSFNARGEKFMANMPTEEVFTAPDSRRVDGVVSSTKPLSYAGTIISGMTFTFKDGKVVDFSAEQGEEVLAKLLDTDEGARRLGEVALVPDPSPISQSGIIFFNTLFDENASNHLAFGSAYAFNLQGGTEMSEEELTEAGLNRSQTHVDFMIGSAEMNIDGVRKDGSTVPIFRNGDWA from the coding sequence ATGGTTTTAGCAAATTTTAACGAAAATCTTGAAAAATATGCCCAACTGATTGCTGAAGTTGGTGTCAATGTACAAGAATCACATACAGTGGTCTTACAAATTAGTGTAGAGCAAGCTCCTCTTGCCCGCTTAATTACTAAAAAAGCTTACGAATTAGGTGCAGACGAAGTTGTCGTACAATGGTCAGATGACACCATTCAAAAAGAATTTTTAACACATGCAGCAAATGATCGTATCGAGACAGTCCCTCAACATAAAATCGATCAAACAGAAGATTGGATTGAGAAAGGTGCAAGCCGTATTAGCGTTGTATCTGCTGATCCTGGTTCCCTTGCAGGGGTTGATCCTGAACGTGTCGCTGCTTTCCAACTAGCAATGGGGAAAGCCATGCACAAATTACGTTTAGCGACACAATCAAATAAAGTTAGTTGGACGGTTGTCGCTGCTGCTGGTAGCGAATGGGCCAAAAAAGTTTTCCCAGATTTATCAGAAGAAGCTGCGCAAGATGCGTTATGGGATCAAATTTTCAAAACAACGCGTATTTATACAGAAGATCCGATTGCCGCTTGGAAAAAACATGACGAAACGTTACAAGAAAAAGCGAATGAATTAAATGCAGAGCAATTTGATTCATTACACTATACAGCCCCAGGTACTGATTTAACAATTGGCTTACCAAAAGGCCACTTATGGGAAGGTGCCGGTAGTTTTAATGCACGTGGTGAAAAATTCATGGCAAATATGCCAACCGAAGAAGTCTTCACTGCTCCCGATAGTCGTCGTGTCGATGGTGTTGTGTCAAGTACTAAACCATTAAGTTATGCTGGAACAATTATTTCAGGAATGACATTTACTTTCAAAGATGGCAAAGTAGTTGATTTCTCTGCGGAACAAGGCGAAGAAGTCTTAGCCAAATTATTAGATACTGATGAAGGTGCACGTCGCTTAGGAGAAGTTGCTTTAGTTCCAGACCCTTCACCAATTTCTCAATCTGGGATTATTTTCTTCAATACCTTATTTGATGAAAATGCCTCAAATCATTTAGCTTTTGGTTCTGCTTATGCGTTTAACTTACAAGGTGGAACAGAAATGTCGGAAGAAGAATTAACCGAAGCTGGTTTAAATCGTAGTCAAACACACGTTGACTTTATGATTGGTTCTGCTGAAATGAATATCGACGGTGTGCGTAAAGATGGTAGCACTGTACCAATTTTCAGAAACGGCGATTGGGCTTAA
- a CDS encoding TetR/AcrR family transcriptional regulator has protein sequence MARKKTITRDQILNAAYEVVAKEGFSRFTARNIAAKMKCSTQPIYLEFKNMDELKKVLVKEIITKLSTKMLSKEVTGNKLVDLGINYIEFAIEEKQLYKALYLEGETEIADLEEYSYDYFYHTVIQGTEYEELSKDKLLSLYTGFWIVVSGVAALTSSNIITPTREEIIELLEDSFDMIKTNNRPLDLSFKTLHL, from the coding sequence ATGGCAAGAAAAAAAACTATCACAAGAGATCAAATATTGAATGCTGCTTATGAAGTTGTTGCAAAAGAAGGTTTTTCCCGTTTTACTGCTCGAAACATCGCAGCTAAAATGAAATGTTCAACTCAACCTATTTATCTAGAATTTAAAAATATGGATGAATTGAAAAAGGTATTAGTGAAAGAAATCATTACAAAACTTTCAACAAAAATGTTAAGTAAAGAAGTGACCGGAAATAAATTAGTCGATTTAGGAATTAATTATATTGAGTTTGCGATTGAAGAAAAGCAATTATATAAAGCTCTTTATTTAGAAGGCGAAACAGAGATTGCCGATTTAGAAGAATATTCGTACGACTATTTTTATCATACAGTTATCCAAGGTACCGAATACGAGGAATTATCTAAAGACAAACTGCTTTCACTGTATACAGGTTTTTGGATTGTTGTTTCTGGCGTAGCTGCGTTAACTTCTTCAAATATTATCACACCGACAAGAGAAGAAATCATCGAATTGTTGGAAGATTCCTTTGATATGATAAAAACAAACAATCGTCCATTGGATCTTTCATTCAAAACATTGCATCTATAA
- a CDS encoding flavodoxin, producing the protein MTLAKIIYASMTGNTEEIADIVAETMEDMGIEVEIDECTQVDAADFEDADICVLATYTYDDGHLPDEIMDFYDDLLELDLTGKIFGVCGSGDTFYDFFCKAVDDFEEAFLKTGAVKGAENVKVDLAAEEEDIQNLEAFAKALVEKV; encoded by the coding sequence ATGACCTTAGCAAAAATTATTTATGCAAGTATGACTGGAAATACCGAAGAAATTGCGGATATCGTTGCTGAAACTATGGAAGATATGGGCATTGAAGTTGAAATAGATGAATGTACACAAGTGGATGCAGCAGATTTTGAAGATGCAGATATTTGCGTGTTAGCTACATACACATATGATGACGGACACTTACCGGATGAAATCATGGATTTTTATGATGATTTATTAGAATTAGATTTAACAGGAAAAATCTTTGGTGTGTGTGGTTCAGGTGATACTTTTTACGATTTCTTCTGTAAAGCAGTCGATGATTTTGAAGAAGCCTTCCTTAAAACGGGTGCTGTTAAAGGTGCAGAAAATGTTAAAGTTGACCTAGCAGCTGAAGAAGAAGATATTCAAAACCTTGAGGCCTTTGCAAAAGCTTTAGTGGAAAAAGTCTAA
- the map gene encoding type I methionyl aminopeptidase: MITLKSQREIDRMAESGALLADVHKQLRTFIKPGITSWDIEVFVRDYIESHGGVAAQIGFEGYKYATCCSINDEICHGFPRKKVLKQGDLIKVDMCIDLKGAISDSCWSYSVGEPTPEVKRLMEVTKKALYLGIEQAQVGNRIGDIGHAIQTYAEAEGYGVVRDFIGHGIGPTIHESPAVPHYGEAGKGLRLKEGMVITIEPMINTGTWKMKMDPNGWTAYTLDGGLSCQYEHSLAITKEGPRILTSQGEEGTY, encoded by the coding sequence ATGATTACATTAAAATCACAAAGAGAAATTGATCGTATGGCAGAATCAGGTGCCTTATTAGCTGATGTTCATAAACAACTACGTACATTTATTAAACCAGGTATTACAAGTTGGGATATCGAAGTGTTTGTTCGCGATTACATTGAAAGCCATGGTGGAGTTGCTGCACAAATTGGTTTTGAAGGATATAAATATGCGACTTGTTGCAGTATTAATGACGAAATTTGTCATGGTTTCCCAAGAAAAAAAGTCTTGAAACAAGGCGATTTGATTAAAGTCGACATGTGTATCGATTTAAAAGGTGCTATTTCAGATTCTTGTTGGTCTTATTCTGTAGGTGAACCAACACCTGAAGTGAAAAGATTGATGGAAGTGACAAAGAAAGCTTTATATCTAGGAATTGAACAAGCGCAAGTCGGCAATCGAATTGGTGATATTGGTCATGCAATTCAAACTTATGCAGAAGCAGAAGGTTATGGTGTCGTACGTGACTTTATCGGTCATGGGATTGGGCCTACGATTCATGAAAGCCCAGCGGTTCCTCACTATGGTGAAGCTGGTAAAGGACTACGCTTAAAAGAAGGCATGGTTATTACGATTGAACCAATGATTAACACGGGGACATGGAAAATGAAAATGGATCCCAACGGTTGGACAGCATATACCTTAGATGGTGGTTTAAGTTGCCAATACGAGCATAGTTTAGCAATTACTAAAGAAGGACCACGTATCTTGACTTCTCAAGGTGAAGAGGGAACTTACTAA
- a CDS encoding YihY/virulence factor BrkB family protein: MGALKKFQANKEVTRFIQTVKARVTDSELSTSSIVVAYYLLLSLFPLLIAVGNLLPFLKINPNTVLPYIQEVIPEPVYDFLGPAIQDLLTQGSGSMLSISAIATLWSASQSINALQKAMNKAYGVEERGNFIIVRIVSVFVVVLLLIAIVGVTLVVGSGKLILDQLQPILLFSDDIIRTFQTVKWPLTIVTMMTLMSVIYWIGPNVKVRLRSVLPGAAFATIGWMLLSQVFGLYAQYFAARVSGYQIIGSFVVLMLWLNFAATVIVLGGVLNAVVEEFVGGEVVERTGPVDKVKKGFKKHWFKKSDESEKS; the protein is encoded by the coding sequence ATGGGTGCACTAAAAAAATTCCAAGCGAATAAAGAGGTGACACGCTTTATCCAAACTGTAAAAGCGCGTGTGACTGATTCAGAATTAAGTACGAGTTCGATTGTTGTCGCGTATTATTTGTTGCTTTCCTTGTTTCCTTTGCTAATTGCTGTGGGGAATTTACTCCCGTTTTTGAAGATTAACCCTAATACGGTGTTGCCTTATATTCAAGAGGTGATTCCAGAACCAGTCTATGATTTTTTAGGTCCAGCAATTCAAGACCTTTTGACACAAGGTTCAGGAAGTATGTTATCTATTTCAGCAATTGCTACGTTATGGTCGGCAAGTCAAAGTATTAATGCGTTACAAAAAGCGATGAATAAAGCCTATGGCGTAGAAGAACGCGGCAATTTTATTATTGTTCGTATCGTATCCGTGTTTGTCGTTGTGTTATTATTAATTGCTATTGTCGGAGTGACTCTAGTTGTCGGTTCAGGTAAACTTATTTTAGATCAGTTGCAACCGATTTTACTATTTTCTGATGATATTATTCGAACGTTCCAAACCGTGAAATGGCCATTAACAATTGTTACGATGATGACGTTGATGAGTGTCATTTATTGGATTGGACCGAATGTGAAAGTTCGCTTGCGTTCTGTTCTTCCAGGAGCCGCTTTTGCCACCATTGGCTGGATGTTATTGTCCCAAGTTTTCGGCTTGTATGCACAATACTTTGCTGCAAGAGTGAGTGGGTATCAAATCATTGGAAGTTTTGTGGTTCTGATGCTCTGGTTAAACTTTGCTGCGACCGTTATTGTATTAGGAGGCGTTCTTAATGCAGTTGTGGAAGAATTTGTAGGTGGCGAAGTTGTGGAGCGGACAGGACCAGTTGATAAAGTAAAAAAAGGATTCAAAAAGCATTGGTTCAAAAAGAGTGATGAAAGTGAGAAAAGCTAA
- a CDS encoding glycosyltransferase family 4 protein, translating into MGFTFQFIVRLFLTMLLSIILTPLIKLLAFKMGAVDKPGERRINKKTMPTAGGLSIFLSFSIAVLWEFSDTLDVHRIWPMLLGATIVVITGLLDDVFELSPMQKTIGLTLAALEIYFLAGIRISTVSIPFIGYFDLGWLSLPVTLLWILAITNAVNLIDGLDGLAAGVSIIALVTIGLVSYFFLPSNGVILAVLIFTLVAAIIGFFPYNFYPATIFLGDTGALFLGFMISVFSLQGLKNATFISVVTPMFILGVPITDTIYAMIRRRFNNQPISSADKMHLHHRLLSLGFTHRGAVLTIYAMAMVFSFIALLMNYASNWAIILLIISTTFGLELFIELIGLVGENRQPLMKTLKFLGNRSYRQEVMKKKK; encoded by the coding sequence ATGGGATTTACATTTCAATTTATTGTAAGACTATTTCTAACGATGCTACTTTCAATCATCTTAACACCATTAATCAAACTCCTGGCGTTTAAAATGGGCGCAGTTGATAAACCCGGAGAACGGCGAATTAACAAAAAGACGATGCCGACTGCCGGTGGATTGAGTATTTTTCTTTCCTTCTCCATTGCGGTGTTATGGGAGTTTAGTGATACCTTAGATGTTCATCGGATTTGGCCGATGCTTCTAGGGGCAACGATTGTCGTAATCACAGGCTTGTTGGATGATGTCTTTGAATTATCGCCTATGCAAAAAACGATAGGTTTAACACTAGCAGCGTTAGAAATTTATTTCCTTGCAGGTATTCGGATTAGTACTGTTTCGATTCCATTCATTGGTTACTTTGATTTAGGATGGTTAAGTTTACCAGTAACTTTATTGTGGATTTTAGCAATTACGAACGCAGTAAACCTGATTGATGGGTTAGATGGCTTAGCTGCCGGTGTTTCAATTATTGCGCTAGTCACAATTGGATTAGTTAGTTATTTCTTTTTACCAAGCAATGGTGTGATTTTAGCCGTATTAATCTTTACGTTAGTTGCAGCAATTATTGGTTTCTTTCCCTATAATTTCTATCCAGCAACCATCTTTTTGGGTGATACGGGCGCCTTGTTTTTAGGGTTTATGATTTCTGTCTTTTCGTTACAAGGACTCAAAAATGCGACATTTATTTCAGTAGTAACGCCAATGTTTATTTTGGGCGTACCGATTACGGATACGATTTATGCGATGATTCGTCGTCGGTTTAACAATCAACCTATTTCTTCTGCTGATAAAATGCACTTGCATCATCGTTTGTTATCACTAGGTTTTACTCATCGTGGGGCAGTGTTAACGATTTATGCGATGGCAATGGTCTTCTCATTTATTGCATTATTGATGAATTATGCCAGTAATTGGGCAATTATTTTACTCATCATTTCTACAACATTTGGGTTAGAATTATTTATCGAATTAATTGGTTTGGTTGGTGAAAACCGTCAACCATTGATGAAAACATTGAAATTCTTAGGTAATCGTAGTTATCGTCAAGAAGTTATGAAGAAGAAGAAGTAA
- a CDS encoding ABC transporter substrate-binding protein — MKKLLVSFGLVALLLAGCGQSGDEKTEGSKETAPVVTVGVMPSTDNMPFIVAHEQGFDKKHGVTIELETFKSGKDRDAAFQAGTVDGINADLVGVAAYLQGGMDVKITSATFGQFDLIATPETTSVEELKGKEVIVLKNQGPEYAVDQILAQSGMTGADVKIVDVPQVPSRVELLQNNQAAAAILPEPFVTMTTTKGMTNLGSTRSIGINPFVLCFTTAVIDEEAEALKGMYDAYNEAVDWMQAHDQSEYIQLFVDEIGFPEELKEEIQVPDYPHAEQATETDITKAFDWATEKGILKETIEPKDVLSDVYFK; from the coding sequence ATGAAAAAATTACTTGTAAGTTTTGGTTTAGTCGCATTATTGTTAGCAGGATGTGGGCAATCTGGAGATGAAAAAACAGAGGGTTCTAAAGAAACGGCGCCGGTTGTGACTGTCGGGGTGATGCCTTCTACCGATAATATGCCTTTTATTGTGGCACATGAACAAGGATTTGATAAAAAACATGGCGTGACAATTGAGTTAGAAACGTTTAAGTCAGGAAAAGATCGTGATGCTGCCTTTCAAGCAGGAACAGTAGATGGCATTAATGCCGATTTAGTGGGAGTAGCGGCTTATTTACAAGGTGGTATGGATGTTAAAATTACTAGTGCAACTTTTGGCCAATTTGATTTAATTGCTACTCCGGAAACTACATCCGTAGAAGAATTAAAAGGCAAAGAAGTGATTGTTTTAAAAAATCAAGGACCTGAATATGCTGTCGACCAAATTTTGGCACAATCTGGTATGACAGGTGCAGATGTCAAAATTGTAGATGTCCCTCAAGTCCCAAGTCGTGTTGAATTATTACAAAATAATCAAGCGGCAGCGGCCATTTTACCTGAACCATTTGTGACAATGACCACAACAAAAGGCATGACCAATTTAGGCTCAACGCGTAGTATAGGAATTAATCCGTTTGTTTTGTGTTTTACGACAGCTGTCATTGATGAAGAAGCGGAAGCGTTGAAAGGAATGTATGATGCGTATAATGAAGCCGTCGATTGGATGCAAGCACACGATCAATCGGAGTATATTCAATTATTTGTCGATGAGATTGGTTTTCCAGAAGAGTTAAAAGAGGAAATCCAAGTGCCTGACTATCCACATGCCGAACAAGCGACGGAAACCGATATTACGAAGGCCTTTGATTGGGCAACTGAAAAAGGTATTTTGAAAGAAACAATTGAACCAAAGGACGTATTAAGTGATGTCTACTTCAAATAA
- a CDS encoding ABC transporter ATP-binding protein: MSTSNKQFQLRTVSFQIEKKPILQDVSLTLEGQKIYALIGASGAGKTTLLQLLAGLKQPTNGTLQFGNQTPKEIVISLVPQEYGLLPWQTARQAVLAGRKISRQQGITPTDQAFVSQLFEKMQLTAVADKYPNQLSGGQKQRVAITRGLASQSELLLMDEPFSALDAFTRETAQQLFLDSWHEAPRLTVFVTHDIEEALLLAHEVIVLESNPGRVKQIITSPFQEKQQLADERQSELLFQTTRLLRKEIEG, from the coding sequence ATGTCTACTTCAAATAAGCAATTTCAATTAAGAACAGTTTCTTTTCAGATTGAAAAGAAACCGATTCTTCAAGATGTTTCGCTCACGTTGGAAGGACAGAAAATTTATGCGTTAATTGGTGCTTCAGGCGCGGGTAAAACTACGTTACTACAACTTTTGGCAGGATTGAAGCAACCAACGAATGGCACACTTCAGTTTGGGAATCAGACTCCCAAAGAGATCGTTATTTCATTGGTGCCGCAAGAATACGGATTGCTACCGTGGCAAACCGCACGGCAAGCTGTTTTAGCAGGAAGAAAAATTAGTCGCCAACAAGGAATCACGCCAACAGATCAAGCCTTCGTTTCGCAGTTGTTTGAAAAAATGCAGTTGACTGCAGTCGCCGATAAATACCCGAATCAATTAAGTGGTGGGCAAAAACAACGGGTTGCGATTACGCGCGGATTGGCGAGCCAAAGTGAACTGTTATTGATGGACGAACCATTTTCGGCATTAGATGCTTTTACTAGAGAAACAGCCCAACAATTATTCTTAGATAGTTGGCATGAAGCGCCACGATTGACAGTATTTGTAACCCATGACATTGAAGAAGCATTATTGTTAGCACATGAAGTCATTGTGTTAGAATCGAATCCGGGACGTGTTAAGCAGATCATTACCTCGCCTTTTCAAGAAAAACAACAACTTGCTGATGAACGTCAATCTGAATTACTTTTTCAAACCACACGTTTGTTGCGAAAGGAGATTGAAGGATGA
- a CDS encoding ABC transporter permease → MKKSSRQLIGAFAAVALIVGMWWIGSLALQKPLLPTPWLVFARIPELFVAGMFQHLQASFYRVVVGIVLSIMGGFGLGLVMGSFPKWNQFFDPLIYLTYPIPKMALLPIVMLLGGLGDASKITMIVLIVLPQVTISVRDAVREVPNHYYDVYRGLKANRWQQFVAITFPATLPAMFSSTRISLGTAISILFFTENYGTEFGMGYFIMDAWTRMDYPAMYGGILVLSSFGFFLFLLMDFLSGYFFKWQRK, encoded by the coding sequence ATGAAAAAAAGCAGTCGCCAATTAATCGGTGCATTCGCAGCTGTAGCCTTAATCGTAGGTATGTGGTGGATAGGAAGTCTCGCCTTACAAAAACCATTATTGCCGACACCATGGTTGGTTTTTGCACGTATCCCGGAGTTATTTGTAGCAGGCATGTTCCAACATTTACAAGCTAGTTTTTATCGCGTGGTTGTTGGCATTGTTCTTTCGATTATGGGAGGATTTGGTTTAGGCTTAGTGATGGGGAGTTTTCCGAAGTGGAATCAATTTTTTGATCCATTGATTTATTTGACGTATCCGATTCCTAAAATGGCGTTATTACCAATTGTGATGTTGTTAGGAGGATTAGGTGATGCTTCCAAAATCACCATGATTGTCTTAATTGTTTTGCCGCAAGTGACCATTTCTGTGCGCGATGCTGTCAGAGAGGTTCCCAACCATTATTATGATGTTTATCGAGGTTTAAAGGCGAATCGTTGGCAACAGTTTGTTGCTATTACGTTTCCAGCAACTTTACCAGCGATGTTTAGCTCGACGCGTATTTCATTAGGGACTGCCATTTCTATTTTATTCTTTACTGAGAATTATGGAACGGAATTTGGGATGGGCTATTTCATTATGGATGCTTGGACACGCATGGATTATCCAGCGATGTATGGCGGCATTTTGGTTCTAAGCAGCTTTGGTTTCTTTTTATTTCTCTTGATGGATTTTCTTTCAGGGTATTTCTTTAAATGGCAACGCAAATAA
- a CDS encoding CopY/TcrY family copper transport repressor has product MSTINEPVKISDSEWEVMRVIWNNDQIDAATINELLSESKGWKIATIKTLLGRLVKKDVLHTEREGKKFLYSAKVSEAETVRSATENLFSHICARKAGQTIADLIAEVELTANDIQAIQEELAQKQPVKEIACNCIPGQCECKKEEHQ; this is encoded by the coding sequence ATGTCCACAATCAATGAGCCCGTAAAAATTAGTGATTCGGAGTGGGAAGTGATGCGTGTGATTTGGAACAATGACCAAATCGATGCTGCGACAATTAATGAACTTCTAAGTGAATCAAAAGGGTGGAAAATTGCCACAATTAAAACCCTGTTAGGGCGATTAGTAAAAAAAGATGTTTTACATACTGAACGAGAAGGAAAAAAATTTCTTTATTCCGCAAAGGTGAGTGAAGCCGAGACGGTACGTAGTGCAACCGAAAATTTGTTTTCACATATCTGTGCACGAAAAGCTGGTCAAACCATTGCGGATTTAATTGCTGAAGTTGAATTAACTGCCAACGATATTCAAGCGATTCAAGAAGAATTGGCCCAAAAACAACCCGTAAAAGAGATTGCTTGTAATTGTATCCCAGGTCAGTGTGAGTGCAAAAAGGAGGAGCATCAGTGA
- the copZ gene encoding copper chaperone CopZ, giving the protein MKQKFTINGMSCDHCANRVETTINELPGIQKVKIHLKKGQGVVKFDDTQVSADEIAKKVTEIGYETTVA; this is encoded by the coding sequence GTGAAACAAAAATTTACGATTAATGGTATGAGCTGTGATCATTGTGCCAACCGTGTTGAGACAACGATTAATGAATTACCTGGTATTCAAAAAGTAAAAATTCATTTGAAAAAAGGGCAAGGTGTTGTGAAATTTGACGACACACAAGTAAGTGCAGATGAGATTGCAAAAAAAGTAACCGAAATTGGCTATGAAACAACTGTCGCTTAA
- a CDS encoding DMT family transporter gives MAFTKLLIAGLLEILWAFTLGKSAGFTQLGWGVATVFLLLISLYFLESVVQVFGVGVTYAVFTGIGTAGTAILDSVVFHEPTNLLKLISLFVLLAGIIGLKLTNQEVSQ, from the coding sequence ATGGCATTTACAAAATTATTAATTGCCGGATTACTAGAAATTTTATGGGCGTTTACGTTAGGAAAGAGTGCTGGGTTCACACAACTTGGGTGGGGTGTTGCAACAGTCTTTTTGTTACTAATTAGTTTGTATTTCTTAGAATCTGTCGTACAAGTATTTGGTGTAGGAGTGACGTATGCTGTTTTTACTGGAATTGGCACAGCAGGGACAGCAATTTTAGATAGTGTTGTTTTTCATGAACCGACCAATCTATTGAAATTAATTAGTTTGTTTGTTTTATTAGCAGGGATTATTGGATTGAAATTAACCAATCAGGAGGTAAGCCAATGA
- a CDS encoding DMT family transporter, with amino-acid sequence MSWLLLGIAGLMELVFVICLEKANRGHKVWLLFSVMAILISIYLLGQATNYVSLGVAYAVWTGIGSVLTVGYGILFLGESRSKLKLFFVALIVVGIIGLKVFS; translated from the coding sequence ATGAGTTGGTTATTATTAGGAATTGCTGGATTAATGGAATTGGTATTTGTTATTTGCTTAGAAAAAGCGAATCGTGGACATAAAGTTTGGTTGCTGTTTTCAGTTATGGCCATTTTAATTTCGATTTACTTATTAGGACAAGCCACAAATTATGTTTCATTAGGGGTGGCATATGCGGTATGGACAGGGATTGGTTCTGTTTTGACGGTCGGTTATGGGATTTTATTTTTAGGCGAAAGTCGTAGCAAATTAAAATTATTTTTTGTGGCATTAATTGTTGTTGGGATTATTGGATTAAAAGTATTTAGTTAA